In Arachis hypogaea cultivar Tifrunner chromosome 17, arahy.Tifrunner.gnm2.J5K5, whole genome shotgun sequence, a single window of DNA contains:
- the LOC140180975 gene encoding uncharacterized protein, giving the protein MSHYVFPSTHESSFTADMAVLLWCILTDQPLNLPRHIRNAMGHVQIADNLPFPALVSYLVSVAGVSFRAGDTKAMLPRDDQYVPNGKYIRPPPATTSHPTKLVADISSSTPQAPTTDQLLHQILKRLDRQEHKAKMRERRNKHRFTYLKELILGKFKDSDTPDSTSFTSTGSHDGPDYGDTATSPPLFLTDGTEDGAKP; this is encoded by the coding sequence atgtcccattacgtctttccgagcactcacgagtcctccttcactgcagacatggccgtcctactatggtgcatccttacagaccaacctctgaacctaccaagacacatccggaatgccatgggacatgtacaaattgcggacaacttaccttttcccgccttggtctcataTCTTGTCTCAGTAGCCGGAGTCTCCTTCAGAGcaggggacaccaaagccatgctcccacgggatgatcagtatgtccctaacgggaaatacatcagacctccacCAGCCACCACAAGCCATCCTACTAAACTGGTTGCAGATAtttcttcttcaacaccacaagcacctacaacagaccaactgctccatcagatactcaaaaggttggatcggcaagaacacaaagctaagatgagagagcgccgtaacaagcaccgatttacatacctcaaggagctgattttgggaaaattcaaggactcagacaccccggactccacgtcctttaccagcacaggaagccatgatggccccgactatggagatactgctaccagcccacctttgtttctgacagatggcaccgaggacggtgcaaagccttaa